From the genome of Thermaerobacter marianensis DSM 12885:
GGGCGCGGCCGAGCAGCTTGCCTGCCAACTCGAAGTCCCGCACCCGGGCTTCCAGGACGTACCGGACCTCGTGTTCGATCAGGCGCCGGCGACCTTGGCGATCGGTGTGGTGACGGGTGCTGGTTTCGATGTCCACGGTCCGCAGGGCGTCGTCGGCGAGCCCCTCTTCCCGCAGGGCGGCGATGACCTGCTGCGCGGCATCGACCGCCGCCCGGTAGGCCACCATGTGGTTGGTGGGATGCGTCCTGTAGACGTAGAACCGCAGCACCGCCACGTCGGGCGTGACCGAGACCTTTCCGTAGCCGGTGGCGAAGAGGGTAGGTTGGCGGGATTCGGCATCCGTCGGCATGGCGGATCGTCCCTCCGTGATGGGGTATGAAGAAGTGCTACGGCGAGCCGGTTCGCCACGGGGTCGCGGTGGCCCGCAGCGACCGCACCTTATGGGGTGATCGGTTCGGCGGCCGACGGCGTCCACCGGTGGGCAGGTCCCAGAACCTGTATGCCTATAAGCGGGCTACCGTTACCTGTTCAGGCAGCCGATCCTCATGGATCGGCGGCGCCGGTCTTACCCGGCCATGAGCCGGTGCCGGCTGCCCACTTCCTCCGGGACCGCCTGCTGGGCAGCAGGACTTCCGTCCCGTCCACGGGCGTTTCACGTCTCCGGGCCACTCCCGGCGACGGCGGCCAACAGGACCGCGAGATTCCGGGCCGCATTTTCGTCCCGGCCGAGCACCAGCCCACATTCTTCGCAGCAGAAGATGCACTGCGAAAGCGGAAGCGACGGCTTGACCGCACCGCACCGGGAGCACCGCTTGCTACTCGGGTAGAAGGGTGGGGCTTCGACTAGGACCGATCTATACCAGGGGCCCTTAGAGTTGCGCTGGCGGCGAGTCTCCGCGTTTGCCCGGTTGTCCTACTACTCAAGCAAACTGAGGCCTTCAAAATGTATTTCTTCCGGGTCCAATCGGATGTAATGAGGTTCGCCATTCCACGTAATCTTCAGCCACAGCGGAGTTCGAATGGCCTCGATCAATCTAGTCCTATCCGGCTCTTCGAGTGTCCGGGGATTGGGCACCCCCGATATTCGTGATACATATACTCCAAACGGCTCTTTACCTGGAATCAAGTCGATTCCGCTCTGACCGGTCCCAAACTCAAGCATGTGCGACAAGATCCACGGTCTCATTTTAGGATCCATCTTCACGCCGACCACAAGGTCCCGCACGGGCTTACCACTTACATTTGTTATCTTAATGTCATAGATGATGCTGTACCAATCCCCGCCTCCGTTGCCGGGCGGTGGGGTACGATCCGTAACCTTAACTACAGCTGAAATGCTCAGCACACCTTTTAAGCTATCAGTAGACCTAAATTGGCTTTGATCAGGCCATTGATCTGTGTCATATAAGTGCATCGGCCTTGCTAGCCAAGCGGTAGCGGCAAGCACCGCCGCCACCGCTACTACTGCTCCCACTACAACCACACTCGTCTTCATATTTAATATGTTTCGATATACCATCCTAACCCCGTCCTCCACCTGTACTTAGCCATTTCAATTTAACAATATTCGTCGAAGTAGTGTGGAAACCATTTACTGCGAATTGGGGGGTATACCCTGTCTGGGAACGTCCTGGACCGGGTCTCCAAGCACGCCCAGCCGGCGGTGGCCGCCCAGGTCCGCAGCATCTTCGCCCAGCCGGACGTCCCCACGGCCCGGCAGCGGCTCCAGCAGGTGGCCGACGAGCTCGGGTCGCGGTACCCCCAGGTGGCGGCATTGTTGCGGGATGCCGGGGACGACGTCTTGGCCTACATGGCCTTCCCGGCCGAACACTGGCGATGGATCCACTCGACCAACATCCTGGAACGCCTGAACCGGGAACTGGCGCGACGGTGTGACGTCGTGGGGATCTTCCCGAACGTCGCCGCCGCGTTGCGACTCCTGGGGGCGGTCCTCGAAGAGCAGCACGACGAATGGATCGCCTCCCGAAAGTACTTCAGTCCCGAATCGATGGCGAAGCTTGTGTCAACGCGGGACCCATCGAGGGAAAGAGACAACCTGGAGGTGTCGGGCTTGCCGGTGACCGGCGGCAGCCCAGGTGATGCATGGGCTGCCGCGGCCCGCCCCGGTTCCGGGGAGGGTACCCGGTGATAGGCCCGGCCCCCCCTCCACCGCATCCTGGGCTCGTCCCTCGCGACGGTGGCGCCCTACGGGGGTCCGTGGCGGCGATCACGGTGGTGGCGGCGACCTGGGCGGGGTCGGCAGCAAGGACGGAGTACACCCAACCCCTGCTACAGGCCCTGGGCGCCAGGCCGGGCGCCGTGTCGACCCTTTTGACCGGCGCCACGTTGGTCACCATGGCCGGCGTCCGGTTGGCGGAGGCCCGGCCCCATGCCCGCCGGGCCGTGTTCGTCCTGATCCCGTGGCTGTTGGCGGCGGGCGCCCTGCTGCGAGCCGGGGCTGCACCGGGAAGTGGCCCCGGCTCCGCCATGGAACCGAAGGGCTTGAGCCCGGCCGTGGTCCTGGCCGTGGCCGGGCTCGCCCTGCACCGCCTGGCAGGACGAGCCAGCCAGGTGATCTTCAACGCCCTGCTGCTGGAGACGGCGCCTGCCCACCTGCGAGGCACCGTCCTCTCGGCGGGCAACACTCTGTGGGCCGCCCTCTCCCTGGCTGCCTTCCCCCTGCTGGGGTACGTGGGCGGGCGTTGGGGGCTGGACGCTCTGTTTGCCCTGCTGGCGGGGCTCCACGCCATGGCCGGGGTCACGGCGGCCCGGCTCGTGCCGGTCCGGCTCCCGGCACCCCGGCCCCGGTCGTAGGGACCGGGGCCGGCCGCCTTCGCCGTGGCGTTCCCAGGCTTTCTCCGAGGCATCGTCGCGGCGGCCCGCCACGGCCGCCTTGCCAAGCGGCCCCCTACCGGGCACCCCGCCGCCCCCCAGTCAAGCGCCTCCATTGTCTGGCCTAGGAGGCGGCCCCGGGGCGGACAAGTAGATCCCCCGGCAAGGGCCGGAACTCCACCTCATACCCAAAGGCGCGGGGCCCGACCACTTTCAGGGCCGCCGGCGTCTTGAGCTGCCACGGCGCCGCCAGACCCAGCACGCTGACCCGCAGCCCGTACCGCAGGACCTCCGTGGCGACGGGCTCGCCGGTCTCGGTATCGACGATGCAGATCAGGTCCGGGGTGCAGGCCAGCACTTCGCCTGCACCACCCTGTCGACTGCCGCCATCCCGCCGCGCCACCAGATACTCGTTCTGGAACTCGATTTCAAGGGCCTGCCCCTCGAACGCGTCGAGGCCCTCGATGCGCACGGCACCGCGGGCAAATCCCTGCACCGTACGGCGAGCGACGTCCACCACTTTGCCGTCCAGCAGGTGCACACCGGGCACCTCGGCCAGGATGGCCGCCACAGGCGAGGAGTGGGCTGCCCTGGCCGCCAGCACCGCCTGCCCCAGCCGCCGGGCCAGGGACAGGGTTCCGGAAATACCGAACTCCTTGACCTGCTTCCCGTGCACCAGCGGCATGGCCAGGCCGGCCGAACCGCCCATGGCGATGGTGGTGGCCCGGGCCAGCCGCTCGGCCCAACGGGGATCGGTGATCCGGTCGAAGATCACCGCGTGGCCGTGGACGTCGGCCAGGGCGAAAGGCGAGGGCGAGACGCCGTTGATCATGAAGGTGTCCATCTGCAGTTCCGGGAAGGCCCGGCCCATGGGATCCGCATCCACCACGGGCAGGCCCATCAACGCCCCCACGATCAGGGGAACCAAGCCGTTGGCCCCGCCGATCTCCCCAGGCAGCACGAAGTCCAGGGGCCGCCCGGCGAATCGGGCCAGCGCCTCTACGGCACCGGTCATCTCGGTGCCGGAGGGAAGCTTCTCGTAGCCCACGGTGGGGGCGCCCATGCCGCCGATGCCGCACCCCAGGGCTTCGTCGGGGACCCGTTCCACCGAAAGCACCCGCACCCGTCGCCCCGCCTCGAGGTA
Proteins encoded in this window:
- a CDS encoding SIMPL domain-containing protein; translation: MPTDAESRQPTLFATGYGKVSVTPDVAVLRFYVYRTHPTNHMVAYRAAVDAAQQVIAALREEGLADDALRTVDIETSTRHHTDRQGRRRLIEHEVRYVLEARVRDFELAGKLLGRALAVGASEATLWAFEISDVRELELQALEQAVRHARERAEVAARAPGVRLGPPVQMNLHLGRRGGRYSYRDSYSVYAAEPADAPSAPITPGQHDISAEVEVTFALEPNR
- a CDS encoding DUF917 domain-containing protein, producing the protein MARGTTPVRGEDLNGAGVGLAPQATRDGGWEVTLEDVEAIAVGAGILGTGGGGNPYLGKLQLRRYLEAGRRVRVLSVERVPDEALGCGIGGMGAPTVGYEKLPSGTEMTGAVEALARFAGRPLDFVLPGEIGGANGLVPLIVGALMGLPVVDADPMGRAFPELQMDTFMINGVSPSPFALADVHGHAVIFDRITDPRWAERLARATTIAMGGSAGLAMPLVHGKQVKEFGISGTLSLARRLGQAVLAARAAHSSPVAAILAEVPGVHLLDGKVVDVARRTVQGFARGAVRIEGLDAFEGQALEIEFQNEYLVARRDGGSRQGGAGEVLACTPDLICIVDTETGEPVATEVLRYGLRVSVLGLAAPWQLKTPAALKVVGPRAFGYEVEFRPLPGDLLVRPGAAS